One Punica granatum isolate Tunisia-2019 chromosome 3, ASM765513v2, whole genome shotgun sequence genomic window carries:
- the LOC116200287 gene encoding probable NOT transcription complex subunit VIP2 isoform X4, giving the protein MHNIHGSYNIPSMPGTLASRNSTMNNIAPGGVQQPSGNLSTGRFASNNLPVALSQLSHGSSHGHSGVPSRGGINVVGNPGYSSNANGVGGSIPGILPTSAGLGNRNSVPGLGVSPILGNAGPRMTNSMGNMVAGGNMGRSISSGGGLSVPGLSSRLNLSANNGSGNLGVQGQNRLMSGLLPQGSSQLMSMLGNSYPAGGGPLSQSHVQAVNNLSSMGMLNDVNSNESTPFDINLDFPQLTSRPSSAGGPQGQLGSLRKQLPASIVQQNQEFSIQNEDFPALPGFKGSNADYSMDLHQKDHDNTASMMQPQHFSMGRSVGFNLGGTYASHRPQQQQQQHASSVSSNGVSYSSVNNQDLLHFHGSDLFPSSQSTYHSQSSGPPGLGLRPLNSPNTVSGMGSYDQLIQQYQQQQNQPQFRLQQMSAVNQSFRDPTVKSTLQASQPAPDLYGLLGLLDVIRTSDPDLASIALGIDLLTLGLNLNSSEDLHKTFSSPWSDEPAKGDPEFVVPQCYYTKQPPPLHQGYFSKFTEETLFYIFYSMPKDEGQLYAANELYNRGWFYHRELFRWFMRVPNVEPLVKTNSYERGSYHCLDLNTFEIIRKDNFVVQYEMVEKRPTLPQH; this is encoded by the exons ATGCACAATATACATGGAAGCTACAACATTCCCAGCATGCCTGGTACACTAGCATCGAGAAACTCCACAATGAATAACATTGCCCCTGGTGGAGTTCAACAACCTAGTGGGAACCTCTCTACTGGGAGATTTGCATCAAATAATCTACCAGTAGCTCTCTCTCAG ctGTCCCATGGCAGCTCCCATGGGCATTCAGGAGTCCCTAGTCGAGGTGGTATTAATGTTGTAGGAAACCCTGGATATAGTAGCAATGCTAATGGAGTTGGTGGTTCAATCCCTGGCATTCTGCCAACCTCTGCTGGACTTGGTAACCGGAATTCAGTACCAGGATTGGGAGTGTCTCCCATATTGGGAAATGCAGGTCCACGAATGACGAATTCGATGGGAAACATGGTTGCTGGTGGCAACATGGGCCGAAGCATAAGCTCTGGCGGAGGATTATCTGTTCCGGGTCTCTCATCTCGTCTGAATTTAAGTGCTAATAATGGATCTGGAAATTTAGGAGTCCAAGGACAGAATCGGCTGATGAGTGGTTTGCTACCACAAG GATCTTCACAGTTGATGTCAATGTTAGGAAATTCCTACCCTGCTGGTGGCGGTCCACTATCTCAAAGTCATGTGCAAGCTGTGAATAACCTAAGCTCCATGGGAATGCTTAATGACGTGAACTCGAATGAAAGTACTCCATTTGATATTAACTTGGATTTTCCTCAGCTAACAAGCCGTCCAAGTTCTGCAGGAGGACCACAAGGACAATTAG GTTCTCTAAGGAAACAACTTCCTGCCTCAATAGTTCAACAGAACCAAGAATTCAGCATCCAGAATGAAGATTTTCCAGCTTTGCCCGGATTTAAAG GCAGTAATGCTGATTACTCCATGGACTTGCACCAGAAAGATCATGATAATACCGCGTCAATGATGCAACCTCAGCACTTCTCT ATGGGGAGATCGGTAGGATTTAACTTGGGAGGAACTTACGCGTCTCATCGTCCtcagcagcaacagcagcagcatgCATCCTCAGTCAGTAGTAATGGTGTTTCCTATTCTTCTGTAAATAATCAGGATCTCCTGCATTTTCATGGATCAGATTTATTTCCATCTTCTCAGTCGACTTATCACTCGCAG TCCAGTGGACCTCCTGGTCTAGGCTTAAGACCTCTGAATTCTCCAAATACGGTCTCTGGAATGGGGTCCTATGATCAGCTGATCCAGCAATACCAACAGCAGCAGAACCAACCTCAGTTCCGTTTGCAACAGATGTCTGCTGTTAATCAGTCTTTCAGGGACCCGACTGTGAAATCTACTCTCCAAGCTTCACAGCCCGCTCCTGACCTTTATGGCTTGCTTGGGTTGCTGGATGTAATCAGGACAAGTGATCCTGATCTTGCCTCTATTGCACTTGGGATCGATCTTCTGACTCTTGGGCTGAATTTGAATTCATCTGAGGATCTTCATAAGACCTTCAGCTCACCCTGGTCAGACGAGCCTGCTAAAGGCGACCCAGAGTTTGTTGTGCCTCAATGCTACTATACTAAGCAACCACCCCCCCTTCAT CAAGGGTACTTCTCCAAgttcactgaggagacattgTTTTACATATTCTACAG CATGCCGAAAGATGAAGGTCAATTATACGCTGCAAATGAACT TTACAACAGGGGCTGGTTTTATCACCGAGAGCTTTTCCGTTGGTTCATGAGGGTCCCCAATGTGGAGCCACTTGTTAAGACCAATTCATACGAGAGAGGATCTTATCACTGCCTTGACCTGAACACCTTTGAGATTATACGCAAG GATAATTTTGTTGTCCAGTATGAGATGGTGGAAAAGAGACCGACCTTACCCCAACATTAG
- the LOC116200287 gene encoding probable NOT transcription complex subunit VIP2 isoform X3: protein MSGLINSSLNGSASNIPDSAGRSFGSSFSGQSGNIQGMHNIHGSYNIPSMPGTLASRNSTMNNIAPGGVQQPSGNLSTGRFASNNLPVALSQLSHGSSHGHSGVPSRGGINVVGNPGYSSNANGVGGSIPGILPTSAGLGNRNSVPGLGVSPILGNAGPRMTNSMGNMVAGGNMGRSISSGGGLSVPGLSSRLNLSANNGSGNLGVQGQNRLMSGLLPQGNSYPAGGGPLSQSHVQAVNNLSSMGMLNDVNSNESTPFDINLDFPQLTSRPSSAGGPQGQLGSLRKQLPASIVQQNQEFSIQNEDFPALPGFKGSNADYSMDLHQKDHDNTASMMQPQHFSMGRSVGFNLGGTYASHRPQQQQQQHASSVSSNGVSYSSVNNQDLLHFHGSDLFPSSQSTYHSQSSGPPGLGLRPLNSPNTVSGMGSYDQLIQQYQQQQNQPQFRLQQMSAVNQSFRDPTVKSTLQASQPAPDLYGLLGLLDVIRTSDPDLASIALGIDLLTLGLNLNSSEDLHKTFSSPWSDEPAKGDPEFVVPQCYYTKQPPPLHQGYFSKFTEETLFYIFYSMPKDEGQLYAANELYNRGWFYHRELFRWFMRVPNVEPLVKTNSYERGSYHCLDLNTFEIIRKDNFVVQYEMVEKRPTLPQH from the exons ATGTCGGGGCTAATCAAT TCTTCTCTTAATGGTTCTGCCTCAAATATTCCTGATAGTGCTGGGCGGTCTTTCGGGTCATCTTTCTCTGGTCAGTCTG GAAACATTCAGGGGATGCACAATATACATGGAAGCTACAACATTCCCAGCATGCCTGGTACACTAGCATCGAGAAACTCCACAATGAATAACATTGCCCCTGGTGGAGTTCAACAACCTAGTGGGAACCTCTCTACTGGGAGATTTGCATCAAATAATCTACCAGTAGCTCTCTCTCAG ctGTCCCATGGCAGCTCCCATGGGCATTCAGGAGTCCCTAGTCGAGGTGGTATTAATGTTGTAGGAAACCCTGGATATAGTAGCAATGCTAATGGAGTTGGTGGTTCAATCCCTGGCATTCTGCCAACCTCTGCTGGACTTGGTAACCGGAATTCAGTACCAGGATTGGGAGTGTCTCCCATATTGGGAAATGCAGGTCCACGAATGACGAATTCGATGGGAAACATGGTTGCTGGTGGCAACATGGGCCGAAGCATAAGCTCTGGCGGAGGATTATCTGTTCCGGGTCTCTCATCTCGTCTGAATTTAAGTGCTAATAATGGATCTGGAAATTTAGGAGTCCAAGGACAGAATCGGCTGATGAGTGGTTTGCTACCACAAG GAAATTCCTACCCTGCTGGTGGCGGTCCACTATCTCAAAGTCATGTGCAAGCTGTGAATAACCTAAGCTCCATGGGAATGCTTAATGACGTGAACTCGAATGAAAGTACTCCATTTGATATTAACTTGGATTTTCCTCAGCTAACAAGCCGTCCAAGTTCTGCAGGAGGACCACAAGGACAATTAG GTTCTCTAAGGAAACAACTTCCTGCCTCAATAGTTCAACAGAACCAAGAATTCAGCATCCAGAATGAAGATTTTCCAGCTTTGCCCGGATTTAAAG GCAGTAATGCTGATTACTCCATGGACTTGCACCAGAAAGATCATGATAATACCGCGTCAATGATGCAACCTCAGCACTTCTCT ATGGGGAGATCGGTAGGATTTAACTTGGGAGGAACTTACGCGTCTCATCGTCCtcagcagcaacagcagcagcatgCATCCTCAGTCAGTAGTAATGGTGTTTCCTATTCTTCTGTAAATAATCAGGATCTCCTGCATTTTCATGGATCAGATTTATTTCCATCTTCTCAGTCGACTTATCACTCGCAG TCCAGTGGACCTCCTGGTCTAGGCTTAAGACCTCTGAATTCTCCAAATACGGTCTCTGGAATGGGGTCCTATGATCAGCTGATCCAGCAATACCAACAGCAGCAGAACCAACCTCAGTTCCGTTTGCAACAGATGTCTGCTGTTAATCAGTCTTTCAGGGACCCGACTGTGAAATCTACTCTCCAAGCTTCACAGCCCGCTCCTGACCTTTATGGCTTGCTTGGGTTGCTGGATGTAATCAGGACAAGTGATCCTGATCTTGCCTCTATTGCACTTGGGATCGATCTTCTGACTCTTGGGCTGAATTTGAATTCATCTGAGGATCTTCATAAGACCTTCAGCTCACCCTGGTCAGACGAGCCTGCTAAAGGCGACCCAGAGTTTGTTGTGCCTCAATGCTACTATACTAAGCAACCACCCCCCCTTCAT CAAGGGTACTTCTCCAAgttcactgaggagacattgTTTTACATATTCTACAG CATGCCGAAAGATGAAGGTCAATTATACGCTGCAAATGAACT TTACAACAGGGGCTGGTTTTATCACCGAGAGCTTTTCCGTTGGTTCATGAGGGTCCCCAATGTGGAGCCACTTGTTAAGACCAATTCATACGAGAGAGGATCTTATCACTGCCTTGACCTGAACACCTTTGAGATTATACGCAAG GATAATTTTGTTGTCCAGTATGAGATGGTGGAAAAGAGACCGACCTTACCCCAACATTAG
- the LOC116200287 gene encoding probable NOT transcription complex subunit VIP2 isoform X1 gives MSGLINSSLNGSASNIPDSAGRSFGSSFSGQSGNIQGMHNIHGSYNIPSMPGTLASRNSTMNNIAPGGVQQPSGNLSTGRFASNNLPVALSQLSHGSSHGHSGVPSRGGINVVGNPGYSSNANGVGGSIPGILPTSAGLGNRNSVPGLGVSPILGNAGPRMTNSMGNMVAGGNMGRSISSGGGLSVPGLSSRLNLSANNGSGNLGVQGQNRLMSGLLPQGSSQLMSMLGNSYPAGGGPLSQSHVQAVNNLSSMGMLNDVNSNESTPFDINLDFPQLTSRPSSAGGPQGQLGSLRKQLPASIVQQNQEFSIQNEDFPALPGFKGSNADYSMDLHQKDHDNTASMMQPQHFSMGRSVGFNLGGTYASHRPQQQQQQHASSVSSNGVSYSSVNNQDLLHFHGSDLFPSSQSTYHSQSSGPPGLGLRPLNSPNTVSGMGSYDQLIQQYQQQQNQPQFRLQQMSAVNQSFRDPTVKSTLQASQPAPDLYGLLGLLDVIRTSDPDLASIALGIDLLTLGLNLNSSEDLHKTFSSPWSDEPAKGDPEFVVPQCYYTKQPPPLHQGYFSKFTEETLFYIFYSMPKDEGQLYAANELYNRGWFYHRELFRWFMRVPNVEPLVKTNSYERGSYHCLDLNTFEIIRKDNFVVQYEMVEKRPTLPQH, from the exons ATGTCGGGGCTAATCAAT TCTTCTCTTAATGGTTCTGCCTCAAATATTCCTGATAGTGCTGGGCGGTCTTTCGGGTCATCTTTCTCTGGTCAGTCTG GAAACATTCAGGGGATGCACAATATACATGGAAGCTACAACATTCCCAGCATGCCTGGTACACTAGCATCGAGAAACTCCACAATGAATAACATTGCCCCTGGTGGAGTTCAACAACCTAGTGGGAACCTCTCTACTGGGAGATTTGCATCAAATAATCTACCAGTAGCTCTCTCTCAG ctGTCCCATGGCAGCTCCCATGGGCATTCAGGAGTCCCTAGTCGAGGTGGTATTAATGTTGTAGGAAACCCTGGATATAGTAGCAATGCTAATGGAGTTGGTGGTTCAATCCCTGGCATTCTGCCAACCTCTGCTGGACTTGGTAACCGGAATTCAGTACCAGGATTGGGAGTGTCTCCCATATTGGGAAATGCAGGTCCACGAATGACGAATTCGATGGGAAACATGGTTGCTGGTGGCAACATGGGCCGAAGCATAAGCTCTGGCGGAGGATTATCTGTTCCGGGTCTCTCATCTCGTCTGAATTTAAGTGCTAATAATGGATCTGGAAATTTAGGAGTCCAAGGACAGAATCGGCTGATGAGTGGTTTGCTACCACAAG GATCTTCACAGTTGATGTCAATGTTAGGAAATTCCTACCCTGCTGGTGGCGGTCCACTATCTCAAAGTCATGTGCAAGCTGTGAATAACCTAAGCTCCATGGGAATGCTTAATGACGTGAACTCGAATGAAAGTACTCCATTTGATATTAACTTGGATTTTCCTCAGCTAACAAGCCGTCCAAGTTCTGCAGGAGGACCACAAGGACAATTAG GTTCTCTAAGGAAACAACTTCCTGCCTCAATAGTTCAACAGAACCAAGAATTCAGCATCCAGAATGAAGATTTTCCAGCTTTGCCCGGATTTAAAG GCAGTAATGCTGATTACTCCATGGACTTGCACCAGAAAGATCATGATAATACCGCGTCAATGATGCAACCTCAGCACTTCTCT ATGGGGAGATCGGTAGGATTTAACTTGGGAGGAACTTACGCGTCTCATCGTCCtcagcagcaacagcagcagcatgCATCCTCAGTCAGTAGTAATGGTGTTTCCTATTCTTCTGTAAATAATCAGGATCTCCTGCATTTTCATGGATCAGATTTATTTCCATCTTCTCAGTCGACTTATCACTCGCAG TCCAGTGGACCTCCTGGTCTAGGCTTAAGACCTCTGAATTCTCCAAATACGGTCTCTGGAATGGGGTCCTATGATCAGCTGATCCAGCAATACCAACAGCAGCAGAACCAACCTCAGTTCCGTTTGCAACAGATGTCTGCTGTTAATCAGTCTTTCAGGGACCCGACTGTGAAATCTACTCTCCAAGCTTCACAGCCCGCTCCTGACCTTTATGGCTTGCTTGGGTTGCTGGATGTAATCAGGACAAGTGATCCTGATCTTGCCTCTATTGCACTTGGGATCGATCTTCTGACTCTTGGGCTGAATTTGAATTCATCTGAGGATCTTCATAAGACCTTCAGCTCACCCTGGTCAGACGAGCCTGCTAAAGGCGACCCAGAGTTTGTTGTGCCTCAATGCTACTATACTAAGCAACCACCCCCCCTTCAT CAAGGGTACTTCTCCAAgttcactgaggagacattgTTTTACATATTCTACAG CATGCCGAAAGATGAAGGTCAATTATACGCTGCAAATGAACT TTACAACAGGGGCTGGTTTTATCACCGAGAGCTTTTCCGTTGGTTCATGAGGGTCCCCAATGTGGAGCCACTTGTTAAGACCAATTCATACGAGAGAGGATCTTATCACTGCCTTGACCTGAACACCTTTGAGATTATACGCAAG GATAATTTTGTTGTCCAGTATGAGATGGTGGAAAAGAGACCGACCTTACCCCAACATTAG
- the LOC116200288 gene encoding probable LRR receptor-like serine/threonine-protein kinase MEE39: protein MGMSMGYHVLLLLLLLAVKAHSQSQGKTTLLRIDCGAESSYDTFDDGSHWEADENYIESGMNKNVSTNSLTKLTQLNTLRVFTKGSRNCYNLPTPAAMRYFIKASFFYGNYDRRSKGPTFDLEFNGNKWATIETSSTTIQYQEVIHTSQGSNNVSVCLVRTEDKQFPFISTLEIWPLAENMYYGMKRDLAWIKSYRYNYGADQNKWIIGYPDDPYNRVWEPYIPSGLTQVTSTAFSMEYTSVNFPPDDAITVAVEAQDLSDPIDLQFTFPTTNNLTYIVFYFTEVSFLGENDTRYIDIYINNNFLMTLVPKYGNCSWAWATAQPIDSLRIQLKANENSTLPPVISAVEVYTASGDGNTSLPNPKRKKNLALIIGLSVGLPVGLLLILVSVYFIIWRKPNPVQGQFMIANLSRPQNGNDQAQAKPQDESISMSTTIASTQGLLRPSQNPIVNDHHHQPTDTQENVGSSRVTLATSLPPKPNNQSLTVSTGSSITGNENAPGFNQEELDELLELHTKRLRASQ, encoded by the exons ATGGGAATGTCGATGGGGTATCATGTGCTGCTGCTACTTCTCCTGCTTGCTGTGAAAGCTCACTCTCAGTCTCAAG GCAAGACGACGTTGCTGAGGATAGACTGCGGAGCAGAATCGAGCTATGACACATTTGATGATGGAAGCCACTGGGAGGCGGATGAGAACTACATCGAATCGGGCATGAACAAGAACGTCTCAACCAACAGCCTGACCAAGTTGACCCAACTGAACACCCTCCGAGTCTTCACAAAAGGAAGCCGCAACTGCTACAATTTACCTACGCCGGCGGCGATGAGGTACTTCATCAAGGCCTCCTTCTTTTATGGCAACTACGACAGGCGCTCCAAGGGGCCAACTTTCGACCTCGAGTTCAATGGCAACAAGTGGGCAACAATCGAGACCTCCTCCACAACAATCCAGTACCAGGAGGTGATCCACACGAGCCAAGGGTCGAACAACGTAAGCGTCTGTCTGGTCCGGACTGAGGACAAGCAGTTCCCGTTCATCTCGACTCTTGAGATTTGGCCTCTGGCTGAGAATATGTACTATGGTATGAAAAGGGATCTAGCATGGATCAAGAGCTACCGATACAACTACGGAGCAGATCAAAACAAGTGGATAATAGG GTACCCTGATGACCCTTATAATCGGGTGTGGGAACCATATATTCCATCAGGCTTGACTCAAGTGACCTCTACTGCATTTTCGATGGAGTACACCAGTGTAAATTTTCCGCCGGATGATGCAATAACTGTCGCAGTCGAAGCGCAGGACCTCTCGGACCCTATCGATCTACAGTTCACATTCCCCACAACCAATAACCTCACCTACATCGTCTTCTACTTCACCGAGGTAAGCTTCCTGGGTGAAAACGATACAAGATACATCGATATCTACATCAATAACAATTTCTTGATGACTCTGGTCCCGAAGTACGGGAACTGCTCATGGGCATGGGCCACCGCGCAGCCGATTGACTCTTTAAGGATTCAGTTGAAAGCAAATGAAAACTCCACGCTCCCACCTGTGATAAGTGCCGTCGAAGTGTACACGGCCAGTGGGGATGGAAACACAAGCTTGCCCAAtccaaagaggaagaagaacctGGCTCTGATTATCGGGTTATCAGTTGGCTTACCTGTAGGTCTCTTGCTTATACTTGTCTCTGTTTATTTCATAATATGGAGGAAACCGAATCCAGTCCAAGGGCAGTTCATGATAGCTAATCTAAGTCGGCCACAAAACGGTAATGATCAAGCTCAAGCGAAGCCTCAAGATGAGAGCATTTCAATGAGCACAACAATTGCTAGCACACAGGGGCTACTTCGGCCATCACAGAACCCCATCGTCAacgatcatcatcatcaaccaACCGACACTCAGGAGAACGTCGGATCATCCCGTGTCACCTTAGCCACAAGCCTCCCACCCAAGCCGAACAATCAATCTTTGACAGTATCAACAGGAAGCTCTATCACAGGGAATGAAAATGCACCAGGTTTCAACCAAGAGGAGCTCGATGAGCTCCTTGAGTTGCATACCAAGAGACTGAGAGCATCCCAGTAG
- the LOC116200287 gene encoding probable NOT transcription complex subunit VIP2 isoform X2 produces MSGLINSSLNGSASNIPDSAGRSFGSSFSGNIQGMHNIHGSYNIPSMPGTLASRNSTMNNIAPGGVQQPSGNLSTGRFASNNLPVALSQLSHGSSHGHSGVPSRGGINVVGNPGYSSNANGVGGSIPGILPTSAGLGNRNSVPGLGVSPILGNAGPRMTNSMGNMVAGGNMGRSISSGGGLSVPGLSSRLNLSANNGSGNLGVQGQNRLMSGLLPQGSSQLMSMLGNSYPAGGGPLSQSHVQAVNNLSSMGMLNDVNSNESTPFDINLDFPQLTSRPSSAGGPQGQLGSLRKQLPASIVQQNQEFSIQNEDFPALPGFKGSNADYSMDLHQKDHDNTASMMQPQHFSMGRSVGFNLGGTYASHRPQQQQQQHASSVSSNGVSYSSVNNQDLLHFHGSDLFPSSQSTYHSQSSGPPGLGLRPLNSPNTVSGMGSYDQLIQQYQQQQNQPQFRLQQMSAVNQSFRDPTVKSTLQASQPAPDLYGLLGLLDVIRTSDPDLASIALGIDLLTLGLNLNSSEDLHKTFSSPWSDEPAKGDPEFVVPQCYYTKQPPPLHQGYFSKFTEETLFYIFYSMPKDEGQLYAANELYNRGWFYHRELFRWFMRVPNVEPLVKTNSYERGSYHCLDLNTFEIIRKDNFVVQYEMVEKRPTLPQH; encoded by the exons ATGTCGGGGCTAATCAAT TCTTCTCTTAATGGTTCTGCCTCAAATATTCCTGATAGTGCTGGGCGGTCTTTCGGGTCATCTTTCTCTG GAAACATTCAGGGGATGCACAATATACATGGAAGCTACAACATTCCCAGCATGCCTGGTACACTAGCATCGAGAAACTCCACAATGAATAACATTGCCCCTGGTGGAGTTCAACAACCTAGTGGGAACCTCTCTACTGGGAGATTTGCATCAAATAATCTACCAGTAGCTCTCTCTCAG ctGTCCCATGGCAGCTCCCATGGGCATTCAGGAGTCCCTAGTCGAGGTGGTATTAATGTTGTAGGAAACCCTGGATATAGTAGCAATGCTAATGGAGTTGGTGGTTCAATCCCTGGCATTCTGCCAACCTCTGCTGGACTTGGTAACCGGAATTCAGTACCAGGATTGGGAGTGTCTCCCATATTGGGAAATGCAGGTCCACGAATGACGAATTCGATGGGAAACATGGTTGCTGGTGGCAACATGGGCCGAAGCATAAGCTCTGGCGGAGGATTATCTGTTCCGGGTCTCTCATCTCGTCTGAATTTAAGTGCTAATAATGGATCTGGAAATTTAGGAGTCCAAGGACAGAATCGGCTGATGAGTGGTTTGCTACCACAAG GATCTTCACAGTTGATGTCAATGTTAGGAAATTCCTACCCTGCTGGTGGCGGTCCACTATCTCAAAGTCATGTGCAAGCTGTGAATAACCTAAGCTCCATGGGAATGCTTAATGACGTGAACTCGAATGAAAGTACTCCATTTGATATTAACTTGGATTTTCCTCAGCTAACAAGCCGTCCAAGTTCTGCAGGAGGACCACAAGGACAATTAG GTTCTCTAAGGAAACAACTTCCTGCCTCAATAGTTCAACAGAACCAAGAATTCAGCATCCAGAATGAAGATTTTCCAGCTTTGCCCGGATTTAAAG GCAGTAATGCTGATTACTCCATGGACTTGCACCAGAAAGATCATGATAATACCGCGTCAATGATGCAACCTCAGCACTTCTCT ATGGGGAGATCGGTAGGATTTAACTTGGGAGGAACTTACGCGTCTCATCGTCCtcagcagcaacagcagcagcatgCATCCTCAGTCAGTAGTAATGGTGTTTCCTATTCTTCTGTAAATAATCAGGATCTCCTGCATTTTCATGGATCAGATTTATTTCCATCTTCTCAGTCGACTTATCACTCGCAG TCCAGTGGACCTCCTGGTCTAGGCTTAAGACCTCTGAATTCTCCAAATACGGTCTCTGGAATGGGGTCCTATGATCAGCTGATCCAGCAATACCAACAGCAGCAGAACCAACCTCAGTTCCGTTTGCAACAGATGTCTGCTGTTAATCAGTCTTTCAGGGACCCGACTGTGAAATCTACTCTCCAAGCTTCACAGCCCGCTCCTGACCTTTATGGCTTGCTTGGGTTGCTGGATGTAATCAGGACAAGTGATCCTGATCTTGCCTCTATTGCACTTGGGATCGATCTTCTGACTCTTGGGCTGAATTTGAATTCATCTGAGGATCTTCATAAGACCTTCAGCTCACCCTGGTCAGACGAGCCTGCTAAAGGCGACCCAGAGTTTGTTGTGCCTCAATGCTACTATACTAAGCAACCACCCCCCCTTCAT CAAGGGTACTTCTCCAAgttcactgaggagacattgTTTTACATATTCTACAG CATGCCGAAAGATGAAGGTCAATTATACGCTGCAAATGAACT TTACAACAGGGGCTGGTTTTATCACCGAGAGCTTTTCCGTTGGTTCATGAGGGTCCCCAATGTGGAGCCACTTGTTAAGACCAATTCATACGAGAGAGGATCTTATCACTGCCTTGACCTGAACACCTTTGAGATTATACGCAAG GATAATTTTGTTGTCCAGTATGAGATGGTGGAAAAGAGACCGACCTTACCCCAACATTAG